One stretch of Rhizobium rhizoryzae DNA includes these proteins:
- the lpxA gene encoding acyl-ACP--UDP-N-acetylglucosamine O-acyltransferase: MSSIASSARIHPLAVVEDGAVIGENVVVGPFSRVGSRVVLKDGVHIISNAVVDGFTEVGADCRIHPMAVIGGVSQSLHEAGEDSKLVIGARCTIREGVTMNSGTVGGGGITSVGDDCLFLANSHVAHDCRLGNNIILSNNVMLAGHVIVGDRAILSGGCAVHQFTRIGRQAFIGGLSAVNYDVIPYGMLNGNPGILGGLNVVGMTRAGIERAVIHKVRRAYKDIFEAEGSVRSNAAALRNDYLDCPEALEVVDFICAESDRAISSPYRGKA, translated from the coding sequence ATGAGTTCGATAGCTTCAAGTGCACGTATTCACCCGCTCGCTGTTGTCGAGGATGGCGCAGTCATTGGTGAGAACGTTGTTGTCGGTCCCTTTTCAAGAGTGGGCTCGCGCGTTGTCCTGAAAGATGGCGTTCACATCATTTCGAATGCCGTGGTCGACGGATTTACGGAAGTTGGCGCCGACTGCCGTATCCATCCGATGGCCGTTATCGGTGGTGTTTCGCAGAGCCTGCATGAAGCCGGTGAGGATTCGAAACTTGTCATCGGAGCGCGTTGCACGATTCGTGAAGGCGTAACGATGAATTCCGGTACCGTGGGTGGCGGTGGCATAACGAGCGTCGGAGATGACTGCCTGTTTCTCGCCAATTCGCATGTTGCCCACGATTGCCGTCTCGGCAACAATATCATCCTGTCCAACAATGTCATGCTTGCTGGGCACGTCATTGTGGGAGATCGCGCTATCCTGAGCGGTGGATGTGCAGTGCACCAATTCACGAGAATTGGCAGGCAGGCCTTTATTGGTGGGCTTTCTGCGGTCAACTACGATGTCATTCCCTATGGAATGTTGAACGGCAATCCCGGAATTCTGGGCGGCCTTAACGTTGTGGGGATGACGCGTGCAGGCATAGAGCGGGCCGTCATCCACAAGGTGCGGCGAGCCTACAAAGATATTTTCGAGGCTGAGGGCTCCGTTCGCAGCAATGCCGCTGCGTTGCGGAACGACTATCTGGACTGCCCTGAGGCGCTCGAGGTGGTTGACTTCATCTGTGCCGAGAGTGATCGCGCCATTTCGTCTCCGTATCGCGGGAAGGCTTGA
- the lpxB gene encoding lipid-A-disaccharide synthase, producing MNGRELKVAVVAGEVSGDLLAADLMHYLRAEHGGTIELVGVGGDALEAQGLRSFFDYSELSIMGITQVLKRLPQLLRRIRQTADRIAEARPDLLVIVDSPDFTHRVAKHVRAKLPGLPIVNYVCPSVWAWKEYRAKAMLGYVDHVLAVLPFEPQEMVRLGGPKTTFIGHRLTADPNVKRVREQRQILAENQVTGHGSGPCVLLLPGSRSTEIKGLMPILKDTADLIRSRNPSATFLLPTVSRQHALVESLLAGWSVKPTVTRTPQEKWDAFAKADMALAASGTVTLELALCGVPTVSMYKTDLLMQLFLSRIKVWSAALPNLIADKPVIPEHLNDLLRPGYFARWAEVLSRDTPQLRAMQSGFDEVWAKLATDTPPGLAGARVVLDLLAKQNKLPV from the coding sequence GTGAACGGAAGAGAACTCAAGGTCGCGGTGGTTGCGGGTGAAGTGTCTGGGGATCTCCTCGCTGCCGATCTCATGCATTATCTGCGTGCAGAACACGGCGGCACGATCGAACTCGTGGGGGTTGGCGGGGATGCGCTGGAGGCACAAGGGCTCCGGTCCTTCTTTGACTATTCTGAACTTTCCATCATGGGAATAACGCAGGTTCTGAAGCGGTTGCCGCAGCTTCTGCGCCGCATACGGCAGACTGCCGACAGAATTGCTGAAGCCAGGCCTGACCTGCTGGTCATTGTCGATAGTCCAGACTTCACCCATCGTGTCGCCAAACATGTCCGCGCGAAACTGCCGGGCTTGCCCATCGTGAATTATGTCTGTCCAAGCGTGTGGGCCTGGAAAGAGTACCGTGCCAAGGCGATGCTGGGGTATGTCGATCATGTGCTGGCTGTCCTGCCCTTTGAACCACAGGAGATGGTTCGCCTGGGTGGACCGAAGACAACGTTTATCGGCCATCGATTGACCGCTGATCCGAACGTGAAGCGCGTGCGTGAGCAGCGCCAGATTTTGGCAGAAAATCAAGTCACTGGTCACGGCTCCGGTCCCTGTGTTCTGCTTTTGCCGGGGTCGCGGTCGACCGAGATCAAGGGCCTGATGCCAATTCTCAAGGACACGGCCGACCTCATCCGTAGTCGTAATCCGTCGGCGACCTTTCTTCTTCCAACGGTTTCGCGTCAACATGCTCTCGTCGAATCGCTGCTTGCGGGCTGGAGCGTTAAGCCAACGGTCACGCGGACTCCGCAGGAGAAATGGGACGCTTTTGCCAAGGCGGATATGGCTCTTGCCGCCTCTGGGACCGTGACGCTGGAGCTTGCACTGTGCGGTGTCCCAACCGTTTCCATGTACAAGACGGATCTGTTGATGCAGCTGTTTCTGTCACGGATCAAGGTGTGGTCAGCCGCCTTGCCTAATCTCATCGCGGACAAACCTGTCATTCCGGAACACCTGAATGATCTTTTACGCCCTGGCTACTTTGCGCGCTGGGCGGAGGTGCTGTCGCGCGACACGCCCCAATTGCGGGCAATGCAGAGCGGGTTCGACGAAGTCTGGGCGAAGCTTGCGACCGACACTCCTCCGGGTCTCGCCGGAGCCAGAGTTGTACTGGATCTGCTCGCAAAGCAAAACAAGCTTCCTGTTTGA
- the fabZ gene encoding 3-hydroxyacyl-ACP dehydratase FabZ, whose product MAEESQHVLDSVDIMELMELLPHRYPFLLVDKIVDINGDDSAVGIKNVTVNEPHFQGHFPTRPIMPGVLIVEAMAQTAGAICARKQGAGGNLVYFMTIDNARFRKPVVPGDRVEIRVQKQKQRGNIWKFHCDALVDDVLVAEADIGAMMRPKEAE is encoded by the coding sequence ATGGCTGAAGAGTCGCAGCACGTGCTGGATTCAGTCGACATCATGGAACTGATGGAGCTCTTGCCTCATCGCTATCCGTTTCTCCTTGTTGATAAGATCGTTGATATCAATGGTGACGATAGCGCAGTTGGTATCAAGAATGTCACGGTCAACGAGCCTCATTTTCAGGGGCACTTTCCGACTCGACCCATAATGCCCGGCGTCTTGATCGTGGAAGCTATGGCGCAAACGGCTGGCGCCATCTGTGCGCGGAAGCAGGGTGCTGGCGGCAATCTCGTCTACTTCATGACAATTGACAATGCTCGCTTCCGTAAGCCGGTTGTTCCTGGCGACCGCGTTGAAATCCGGGTTCAGAAGCAGAAACAGCGTGGTAACATCTGGAAGTTCCACTGCGATGCTCTGGTTGACGATGTGCTCGTCGCCGAAGCAGATATCGGCGCCATGATGCGCCCGAAGGAAGCTGAATGA
- the bamA gene encoding outer membrane protein assembly factor BamA, producing MKAGSKFLNAVSAFALSAGVVVSGASVVVLASPLAAEAAVIQRIDVRGAQRTGQEAVRSNLTIRPGVAFSNSDIDESVKRLYATGYFSDVKISVSGGTLVVSVNESRLVNQVVFNGNRKIKDDKLQAVVQTQPLGPYSDAIIQADIQRLKEAYTSIGRSDVQITTQTAPVGQGRVNLAFVINEGERTKISSINFVGNQAYGDRRLHDVLVTKESGPLSFITRKDVYSDDKLRADEEALRQFYYNHGYPDFRVVSSNAVLDESKNEYTITFTVEEGARYNFGNVAVESTVSGISGEELQGLVQTKSGNTYNAKEIQKTMEAISKKVASAGYPFARVTPRGDRNFQTNTVGVTYLVDQGERAYVERIDIRGNTRTRDYVIRREFDLSEGDAFNQTMITRAKRRLEALGYFGKVNISTQQGSSPDRVVIVVDVEDQATGSFGIGAGYAANDGVVLEASVEEKNFLGRGQYIRVAAGGGQDSSRTYSLNFTEPYFLGYRLAAGFDVFKSQTSSNDYYTYEEQGFTLRVTAPITEELATTFRYNYKEIQYSGDGDWKTSLSRPYLDLVNGGTYVQSSVSQTLTYNTLDSMTLPRQGIYATVTHEYAGLGGDSEFYKIYGRARYFHTLSDEMDLIGQLSVGAGHVVATGDKLNVFDQFTLGGRQVRGFENDGIGPRMRNGDTIGGTTYFTASAEVTAPLPVVPEDFGLRAAFFADAGTLYGNEVANTAGIQGTSSAWRASVGAGITWASPFGALRFDYAVPVMKEDYDQEQRFRFSMANQF from the coding sequence ATGAAAGCTGGTTCAAAGTTTTTGAACGCAGTGTCGGCGTTTGCGCTGTCTGCTGGTGTTGTCGTGTCGGGCGCAAGCGTTGTGGTGCTTGCATCGCCTTTGGCGGCTGAAGCCGCTGTGATTCAGCGCATTGATGTGCGGGGCGCCCAGCGGACTGGCCAGGAGGCTGTCCGTTCAAATCTTACCATCCGTCCAGGGGTCGCGTTTTCCAATTCGGACATTGATGAGTCGGTTAAGCGCCTGTACGCAACCGGCTACTTCTCTGACGTGAAGATTTCCGTTTCGGGCGGGACTCTGGTGGTTTCGGTCAATGAGAGCCGCCTGGTCAATCAGGTTGTTTTCAACGGCAACCGCAAGATCAAGGATGACAAGCTCCAGGCAGTCGTGCAGACACAGCCGCTTGGACCATACTCTGATGCAATCATCCAGGCGGATATTCAGCGCCTCAAGGAAGCCTATACGTCGATCGGTCGTAGCGATGTACAGATCACGACCCAGACGGCTCCAGTCGGACAGGGTCGAGTGAACTTGGCTTTCGTGATCAACGAAGGCGAGCGCACGAAGATCTCCTCAATCAATTTTGTCGGTAATCAGGCTTACGGCGACCGTCGTCTTCACGATGTGCTGGTCACGAAGGAAAGCGGCCCGCTTTCGTTCATCACGCGTAAGGATGTCTACTCCGATGACAAGCTGCGTGCTGATGAAGAGGCACTTCGCCAGTTCTACTATAATCACGGTTATCCAGACTTCCGCGTCGTCTCTTCCAATGCTGTGCTTGATGAGTCGAAGAACGAGTACACAATTACGTTCACCGTCGAAGAGGGCGCGCGCTACAATTTCGGCAATGTAGCTGTCGAATCAACCGTCAGCGGTATCAGTGGCGAGGAGTTGCAGGGTCTGGTACAGACCAAGAGCGGCAACACATACAACGCCAAGGAAATCCAGAAGACGATGGAGGCGATCTCCAAAAAGGTCGCTAGCGCAGGTTATCCGTTCGCGCGTGTTACGCCGCGCGGTGATCGTAATTTCCAGACGAACACCGTTGGTGTGACCTACCTGGTGGATCAGGGTGAGCGCGCTTACGTTGAGCGTATCGATATTCGCGGCAACACGCGTACACGTGACTATGTCATTCGTCGCGAATTCGACCTGAGCGAAGGCGATGCCTTCAATCAGACAATGATCACGCGTGCCAAGCGCCGCCTGGAGGCTCTAGGTTACTTCGGTAAGGTCAATATTTCTACGCAGCAGGGCTCGTCTCCTGATCGCGTCGTGATCGTTGTCGATGTTGAGGATCAGGCAACCGGTTCGTTTGGTATTGGTGCAGGTTATGCGGCCAATGACGGTGTCGTTCTTGAAGCCTCAGTCGAGGAAAAGAACTTCCTGGGTCGCGGTCAGTACATTCGTGTCGCTGCCGGTGGTGGTCAGGATAGCTCGCGCACCTACTCCTTGAACTTCACTGAACCTTACTTCCTTGGCTATCGCCTTGCTGCTGGCTTTGACGTTTTCAAGAGCCAGACCTCTTCGAACGACTATTATACCTACGAAGAGCAGGGCTTTACGCTGCGTGTGACGGCCCCCATAACCGAAGAACTGGCGACGACATTCCGGTATAACTACAAGGAAATCCAGTATAGCGGTGATGGCGACTGGAAGACGAGCCTGTCGCGTCCGTATCTGGATCTCGTGAATGGCGGTACCTATGTCCAGTCGTCCGTTTCGCAGACGCTGACATACAACACGCTGGATAGCATGACGCTCCCGCGTCAGGGCATCTATGCAACGGTTACGCATGAATATGCCGGTCTCGGTGGCGATTCCGAGTTCTACAAGATCTATGGTCGCGCTCGTTACTTCCACACGCTTTCGGATGAAATGGACCTCATCGGTCAGTTGTCTGTTGGTGCCGGCCATGTTGTTGCAACAGGCGACAAGCTGAATGTGTTTGACCAGTTTACGCTGGGCGGCCGTCAGGTTCGCGGTTTCGAGAACGATGGTATCGGTCCTCGTATGCGCAATGGTGACACGATCGGTGGTACGACTTACTTCACTGCTTCTGCGGAAGTGACGGCTCCGTTGCCGGTTGTTCCGGAAGACTTTGGTCTGCGCGCAGCATTTTTCGCAGATGCGGGTACGCTTTACGGCAACGAAGTTGCCAATACAGCCGGTATCCAGGGTACGAGCTCTGCATGGCGCGCATCTGTGGGCGCAGGCATCACCTGGGCCTCTCCGTTCGGAGCTCTGCGCTTCGACTACGCGGTTCCGGTCATGAAGGAAGACTACGATCAGGAACAGCGCTTCCGCTTCAGCATGGCGAACCAGTTCTGA
- the lpxD gene encoding UDP-3-O-(3-hydroxymyristoyl)glucosamine N-acyltransferase gives MDRHSFFPPSEAFSLRELANRCQAELVDEGSGSSIIRGVSPVYRAKEGDVCFIASRKYRAELETCAATAIICGSGLEGYVPAGISILRATSPQTSFALMASLLYPAALRPTQVQTSGISPSAHVDPTARLEADVSIEPFAVIGAGVEIGAGTHIGSSVTIGPGVKIGRGCSIASNVTLACTFIGNNVIIHSGARIGQDGFGFAPSATGMVKIVQIGRVIIQDNVEIGANTTIDRGAMDDTVIGEGTKIDNLVQIGHNVRVGRHTAMASGVGVAGSTVIGSGVQIGGAAGVNGHISIGDGAQIAGMSGVITPVPAGAKYGGMPARPLGDFLRESAEIMVRAEGRLKKKGENNG, from the coding sequence ATGGATAGACATTCTTTCTTTCCGCCTTCTGAGGCGTTCAGTTTGCGCGAGCTCGCAAACCGGTGTCAGGCTGAACTCGTGGATGAAGGTTCTGGTAGCTCGATCATCAGGGGTGTTTCGCCTGTTTATCGTGCCAAGGAAGGCGATGTTTGCTTCATTGCATCCAGGAAGTACCGGGCCGAACTGGAAACCTGTGCTGCCACCGCCATCATCTGCGGCTCAGGACTTGAGGGTTATGTGCCAGCCGGAATTTCCATTCTGCGTGCGACGTCGCCCCAAACCTCATTTGCGTTGATGGCTTCGCTTTTGTATCCAGCGGCATTGCGGCCGACGCAGGTTCAAACATCGGGCATTTCGCCATCTGCCCATGTTGATCCGACCGCGCGTCTTGAGGCGGATGTTAGCATTGAGCCATTCGCCGTCATTGGTGCTGGCGTTGAGATTGGAGCTGGCACGCATATTGGTTCTAGCGTGACCATCGGACCCGGCGTCAAGATTGGTCGGGGCTGTTCTATTGCGTCCAATGTTACGCTTGCCTGCACCTTTATCGGCAACAACGTGATCATTCACTCTGGCGCTCGCATCGGACAGGACGGATTCGGCTTTGCGCCCAGTGCAACCGGCATGGTGAAGATCGTTCAGATTGGCCGTGTGATCATTCAGGACAATGTCGAAATTGGCGCCAACACAACAATTGATCGTGGTGCGATGGATGATACGGTTATTGGCGAGGGCACCAAGATCGATAATCTCGTTCAGATCGGCCATAATGTGCGGGTCGGCCGGCATACGGCGATGGCGAGTGGTGTCGGGGTTGCAGGGTCGACGGTGATCGGCAGTGGAGTCCAAATAGGCGGTGCTGCTGGGGTTAACGGACATATTTCCATCGGTGATGGTGCCCAGATAGCGGGAATGAGCGGCGTGATTACACCCGTTCCTGCCGGTGCAAAATATGGTGGAATGCCTGCGCGTCCCCTGGGCGATTTTTTGCGAGAATCGGCGGAGATCATGGTGCGTGCCGAAGGTCGCTTGAAGAAGAAGGGTGAAAATAATGGCTGA
- the gltA gene encoding citrate synthase yields the protein MTDTNAHLGLGDKKVDLPVRKGTIGPDVLDIGALYKNTGTFTYDPGFTSTASCESKITFIDGDEGVLLHRGYPIEQLAEHGDFLETCYLLLYGELPTAAQKKDFDHRVTHHTMVHEQMSRFFTGFRRDAHPMAVMVGTVGALSAFYHDSTDITDPHQRMVASLRMIAKMPTIAAMAYKYHIGQPFVYPQNNLDYASNFLRMCFAVPCEEYKVNPVLARAMDRIFILHADHEQNASTSTVRLAGSSGANPFACIAAGIACLWGPAHGGANEAALNMLQEIGTPDRIPEFIARAKDKNDPFRLMGFGHRVYKNYDPRAKIMQKTTHEVLAELGHSDDPLLQVAMELEKIALTDEYFIEKKLYPNIDFYSGITLKAMGFPTTMFTVLFALARTVGWIAQWAEMIEDPQQRIGRPRQLYTGAPKRDYLPLSKR from the coding sequence ATGACGGACACAAATGCACATCTTGGACTAGGCGATAAGAAGGTTGACCTTCCGGTGCGCAAGGGCACGATCGGGCCGGACGTTCTGGACATTGGCGCGCTCTACAAGAACACCGGCACCTTCACCTACGATCCCGGCTTTACGTCGACTGCATCCTGCGAATCCAAGATCACCTTCATCGATGGCGATGAAGGCGTACTTCTGCATCGCGGCTACCCGATCGAACAACTCGCAGAGCATGGCGACTTCCTGGAAACCTGCTACCTGCTGCTCTACGGCGAACTGCCAACAGCTGCTCAGAAGAAGGATTTCGACCACCGTGTAACCCATCACACGATGGTGCATGAGCAGATGAGCCGTTTCTTCACCGGCTTCCGCCGTGACGCTCACCCAATGGCCGTCATGGTCGGCACTGTTGGCGCCCTTTCCGCCTTTTATCACGACTCGACGGATATCACGGACCCGCATCAGCGTATGGTTGCATCTCTGCGCATGATCGCAAAGATGCCGACGATTGCTGCAATGGCCTATAAGTACCACATCGGCCAGCCCTTCGTGTATCCGCAAAACAATCTCGATTATGCCTCGAACTTCCTGCGTATGTGCTTTGCCGTACCGTGCGAGGAATACAAGGTTAACCCTGTCCTCGCCCGCGCCATGGACCGGATTTTCATCCTTCATGCTGATCACGAGCAGAACGCTTCGACCTCGACGGTTCGCCTCGCCGGTTCGTCTGGTGCTAACCCGTTCGCCTGTATCGCTGCTGGCATTGCCTGCCTCTGGGGTCCTGCACACGGTGGCGCGAACGAGGCAGCGCTCAACATGCTTCAGGAAATCGGCACTCCGGACCGTATTCCCGAATTCATCGCTCGCGCGAAGGACAAGAACGATCCGTTCCGCCTGATGGGCTTTGGACACCGCGTGTACAAGAACTACGATCCGCGCGCCAAGATCATGCAGAAGACCACGCATGAAGTGCTGGCGGAACTTGGCCATTCGGACGATCCGCTGCTGCAGGTCGCGATGGAACTGGAAAAGATCGCATTGACGGACGAGTACTTCATCGAGAAGAAGCTCTACCCGAACATCGACTTCTATTCCGGCATCACGCTGAAGGCCATGGGCTTTCCCACCACCATGTTTACGGTGCTCTTCGCACTGGCCCGTACAGTGGGCTGGATCGCTCAGTGGGCGGAAATGATCGAAGATCCGCAGCAGCGCATCGGTCGTCCGCGCCAGCTCTACACCGGCGCGCCGAAGCGCGACTACCTGCCGCTGTCCAAGCGCTGA
- a CDS encoding LpxI family protein — translation MVGGGGQKGRLAIIAGRGFLPLYVAEAARRAQDDPYIIALSNEADADFSGFSTQIAGIGDARLIEQIVRREGIGRVVMSGGVHKRPDWGSIHPTLRVVFRLPSIVRTLINGGDDAVLRMVIGIFEGMGCRVCGVHEIAPDLLAQTGLLHGPALTDQDRIDIKAGVDAASALGRLDIGQGAVCVGGRIIALEGAEGTDSMLSRVADLRRSGRISQRKKGVLVKLCKPQQDLRADLPTIGPSTIAALSAAGLAGVAVEAGRSLIVERAAAGELAEQHGLFIAGVDLGLDGLGLP, via the coding sequence ATGGTCGGTGGTGGAGGCCAAAAAGGTAGGCTCGCCATCATAGCAGGGCGTGGTTTCCTCCCTCTGTATGTGGCCGAGGCAGCGCGCCGAGCGCAGGATGATCCCTATATCATCGCGCTCAGCAACGAAGCGGATGCTGACTTTTCGGGCTTCTCCACTCAAATTGCAGGCATTGGCGATGCGCGCCTGATTGAGCAGATCGTCCGGCGCGAAGGGATCGGCCGCGTTGTCATGTCTGGCGGTGTTCACAAGAGGCCAGATTGGGGCAGTATTCACCCGACGTTGCGGGTGGTTTTTCGCTTGCCTTCGATTGTGAGGACGCTGATCAACGGCGGAGATGACGCTGTCCTGCGGATGGTCATCGGCATCTTTGAGGGCATGGGTTGCCGTGTTTGCGGCGTCCATGAAATTGCCCCTGATCTTCTTGCGCAAACCGGGTTGCTACATGGTCCAGCTTTGACGGATCAGGATCGGATAGACATCAAGGCCGGAGTAGATGCAGCAAGCGCTCTCGGTCGGCTGGATATCGGGCAGGGGGCTGTTTGCGTTGGTGGCCGTATCATCGCCCTGGAGGGTGCAGAGGGCACGGACTCAATGCTTTCCCGTGTCGCTGACCTGCGTCGATCAGGACGCATATCCCAACGGAAGAAGGGTGTGCTTGTAAAACTCTGCAAGCCTCAGCAGGATCTGCGTGCAGATCTTCCAACGATTGGTCCGTCGACGATTGCAGCACTCTCGGCCGCGGGTCTGGCAGGGGTTGCCGTTGAGGCAGGGCGCTCGCTGATTGTCGAGCGGGCTGCGGCTGGGGAACTTGCTGAGCAACATGGTCTTTTCATCGCTGGCGTTGATCTGGGATTGGATGGGTTGGGACTGCCGTGA
- a CDS encoding ComEC/Rec2 family competence protein → MSFGHVFLFLPVALGTGAAIWFALPFEPPLVQLWSACLLLAAACLLGRAGYQKLSLAAAIPGLLAGGMLLARFESDRLATIILDSPVTTTVTGVVERREAVGDQRWRYVLNILETSGPKLKRAPERVALIVRGKTDPLQTGAVVRGRARLTPPSGPALPGLSDFSFPAYFDGIGATGFFYGSPEILGAREAIGVWQQAVQFAFALRSYVGDRIRQLNPGDEGAFAAAIVTDERRAISPTVVEALRSSGLAHIVAISGLNMALAAGIFFVGLRTVLVMLPGVSARLPVKKVSAFGALLMVTAYYCISGFGVSAERAYIMMAILLIAILFNRPSLSMHNIALAALVIIVLHPSSVMGASFQMSFAATAALLACYRIWADRAHESDQALVSGISFRSLLSGVSRVLGGTLMTSLIGGLATAVFSIAHFNQLTAYGLAANLATMPIISLIVMPSGLIGMLLMPFGLDQPFFMIMSLGLKLVIAVALEVASWGGNIETGRAASWLLPVATAGLIIFSLLRTRLRWFGLVILVASVCVNGLMEPSRPDLVIAEDGRMVALLSGTSASVTTERPSEFVFKQWKNALGLEELVMPAVTRVDVGKREAAPESNGPVTGTVSGKTPRHALTSKEIALIDRALAIDQLPPLQMPRFSCVKNLICIGRSPSGARVTIVSDTRLTGYACDKSDIVVVSGSPFTQCRSGALLLTGSKLKQTGSIEIWFNGQPHPGSWMLESALQGNERPWQLHRLYDWRTNTFQQLDDDPIRRLRVQ, encoded by the coding sequence GTGTCTTTTGGACACGTTTTCCTTTTTCTGCCCGTCGCTCTGGGCACCGGTGCGGCAATCTGGTTTGCACTTCCGTTTGAACCTCCTTTGGTCCAACTCTGGTCAGCCTGCCTCCTTCTTGCTGCGGCATGTCTGTTGGGGCGAGCGGGCTATCAAAAGCTGTCACTTGCTGCTGCCATTCCCGGTCTTCTGGCAGGGGGGATGCTGCTCGCCAGATTCGAATCCGACCGGCTTGCGACAATCATTCTCGATAGCCCGGTCACGACGACTGTGACCGGAGTTGTCGAGCGTCGCGAAGCTGTCGGCGACCAGCGTTGGCGCTACGTCCTCAACATCCTGGAGACCTCTGGACCGAAGCTGAAGCGCGCCCCTGAACGTGTGGCGCTGATCGTGCGCGGCAAGACAGACCCTTTGCAGACCGGCGCTGTCGTGCGGGGGCGCGCGCGATTGACGCCGCCGTCAGGGCCGGCGCTTCCCGGTTTGAGCGATTTCAGCTTTCCGGCCTATTTCGACGGCATTGGTGCAACGGGCTTTTTCTACGGCAGCCCCGAGATACTGGGTGCTCGGGAAGCAATAGGGGTTTGGCAACAGGCCGTGCAGTTTGCCTTCGCATTGCGCAGCTATGTTGGCGATCGTATTCGGCAACTTAATCCCGGCGATGAGGGGGCATTTGCGGCTGCCATCGTAACGGATGAGCGACGAGCGATTTCGCCAACGGTCGTGGAGGCTCTCAGATCATCTGGGCTAGCCCATATCGTCGCCATATCCGGCCTGAACATGGCGCTCGCTGCGGGAATCTTTTTTGTCGGCCTACGAACCGTGCTCGTTATGCTGCCGGGCGTTTCAGCGCGTTTACCTGTCAAAAAAGTCAGCGCATTCGGTGCGCTTCTGATGGTGACGGCCTATTATTGCATCTCCGGTTTCGGCGTATCAGCTGAACGAGCATACATCATGATGGCGATTCTTCTGATTGCCATCCTCTTCAACCGCCCTTCGTTGAGTATGCACAACATCGCCCTGGCGGCGTTGGTGATCATCGTTCTTCACCCATCCAGTGTCATGGGCGCCAGTTTCCAGATGTCGTTTGCTGCGACTGCTGCTCTGCTTGCCTGCTATCGCATCTGGGCTGATCGCGCTCATGAGTCCGATCAGGCGCTCGTTTCCGGCATTTCATTTCGTAGCCTTTTGTCCGGCGTCTCTCGGGTTCTGGGCGGGACGTTGATGACATCCCTGATCGGAGGATTGGCAACTGCGGTCTTTTCCATTGCGCATTTCAATCAGCTGACTGCCTATGGCCTCGCTGCCAATCTTGCGACCATGCCCATCATCTCCCTCATTGTCATGCCTTCGGGACTCATCGGCATGCTTCTGATGCCCTTCGGGCTCGATCAACCGTTCTTCATGATCATGTCTCTTGGCTTGAAGCTGGTAATCGCGGTGGCCCTGGAGGTGGCCTCCTGGGGCGGAAATATAGAAACGGGGCGTGCCGCAAGCTGGCTCTTGCCTGTTGCCACCGCCGGTCTCATCATCTTCTCGCTCTTGCGGACACGACTGCGATGGTTTGGCCTCGTCATTCTTGTGGCTTCCGTGTGTGTCAACGGACTGATGGAGCCGTCCAGGCCTGATCTCGTAATTGCAGAGGATGGAAGAATGGTGGCGCTCTTGAGTGGGACGTCGGCATCCGTCACGACCGAAAGACCATCCGAGTTCGTATTCAAACAATGGAAGAACGCGCTGGGCCTTGAGGAACTTGTGATGCCAGCCGTGACGAGGGTAGATGTGGGTAAGCGCGAGGCGGCACCAGAATCAAACGGGCCAGTAACAGGAACGGTTTCAGGGAAGACACCGCGTCATGCATTGACGAGCAAAGAGATCGCGCTCATCGACAGAGCATTGGCAATAGACCAGTTGCCGCCGCTTCAAATGCCGCGCTTCTCTTGCGTCAAAAATCTGATTTGCATCGGACGCAGTCCATCAGGTGCCAGAGTTACGATCGTGAGTGACACACGCCTCACAGGATATGCGTGCGACAAGTCTGACATCGTCGTCGTATCCGGCTCGCCCTTTACACAATGCCGCTCTGGTGCGTTGCTCCTGACGGGTTCAAAACTGAAGCAGACAGGCTCCATTGAAATTTGGTTTAACGGTCAGCCTCATCCAGGTTCCTGGATGCTGGAGTCTGCGCTTCAGGGCAACGAAAGACCTTGGCAGTTGCACCGTCTTTACGACTGGCGAACCAACACATTCCAGCAGTTGGACGACGATCCTATCCGTCGACTTCGGGTTCAGTGA